The proteins below come from a single Chryseobacterium nepalense genomic window:
- a CDS encoding NAD(P)H-dependent oxidoreductase, with translation MKKVLIINGGQNFGHSGGKYNQTIAENTLEVLKNFDNVEVKITNISKGYDKNEEVEKFVWADYIIYHTPIWWFQLPNGFKKYIDEVFTAGHAKGIYMNDGRTSENPKINYGTGGMLGGRKYMVTTSWNAPETAFTLPGEFFNETSVDNGPLFGFHRMNAFVSLEKMESFHFHDVEKNADVARDMKLYREHLTSVFNKELKPQLA, from the coding sequence ATGAAAAAAGTACTAATTATTAACGGAGGACAGAATTTCGGACATTCCGGAGGAAAATATAATCAGACCATTGCAGAAAATACCCTGGAAGTACTGAAAAATTTTGATAATGTGGAAGTTAAGATTACAAATATCAGTAAAGGTTACGACAAAAATGAAGAAGTTGAGAAATTTGTATGGGCAGACTACATTATTTACCATACCCCGATCTGGTGGTTTCAGCTTCCGAACGGATTTAAAAAATATATTGATGAAGTTTTCACAGCCGGACACGCCAAAGGAATTTATATGAATGACGGAAGAACTTCTGAAAATCCGAAAATCAATTACGGAACCGGAGGAATGCTGGGTGGAAGAAAATACATGGTAACCACAAGCTGGAACGCCCCTGAAACAGCTTTTACCCTTCCTGGAGAATTTTTCAACGAAACAAGTGTAGATAACGGGCCGTTATTTGGTTTCCATAGAATGAATGCTTTCGTATCATTAGAAAAAATGGAGAGCTTCCATTTTCATGATGTAGAGAAAAATGCAGATGTGGCGCGCGATATGAAACTTTACAGGGAACATCTTACCTCAGTTTTTAATAAAGAATTAAAACCACAATTAGCATAA
- a CDS encoding putative quinol monooxygenase yields the protein MKIYLTAIIKAKEEYRAEVLEVLQNMVKETVQEEANELYTLHQSIEDKNHFIFYEVWKSAEGLEKHNQQPYIKAFGNLVDEKLLEKPQIYKSQII from the coding sequence ATGAAAATATATTTAACCGCTATTATTAAAGCAAAAGAAGAATACAGAGCAGAAGTTCTGGAAGTTCTTCAGAATATGGTGAAAGAAACAGTGCAAGAAGAAGCCAACGAGCTTTACACACTTCATCAGAGTATCGAGGACAAAAACCATTTTATCTTCTATGAAGTCTGGAAAAGTGCAGAAGGCCTGGAAAAGCATAATCAGCAACCTTATATTAAGGCATTTGGAAATTTAGTTGATGAAAAGCTTCTGGAAAAGCCGCAGATCTATAAGTCACAAATTATTTAG
- a CDS encoding PPC domain-containing DNA-binding protein: MNTLKNLILLVTIITMNTIFAQQKDPCRYIKTPSGYLMVLRQGDDVLAHIENLAKAENTPSASFTGIGFAAEVTFGFYDFKAKKFNPKTFKKVEMGSLTGSIAWNEKDPSIHLHGIATDEKFNAFGGHILSLHVGTGSMEIYITVNDKKLERKVEQPLNANVLQLNCP; this comes from the coding sequence ATGAATACACTTAAAAATTTAATTCTTTTAGTAACAATCATAACAATGAACACCATTTTTGCGCAACAAAAAGATCCGTGCAGATATATTAAAACACCGTCCGGTTACCTGATGGTACTCAGACAGGGCGACGATGTACTTGCCCATATTGAAAACCTCGCAAAAGCCGAAAATACTCCCTCGGCCAGCTTTACGGGTATCGGATTTGCTGCTGAAGTTACTTTCGGGTTCTATGATTTCAAAGCCAAAAAATTTAACCCTAAAACATTTAAAAAAGTGGAAATGGGAAGCCTGACTGGTTCTATCGCATGGAATGAAAAAGATCCGTCTATTCATCTACATGGAATTGCTACTGACGAGAAATTCAATGCATTTGGAGGACACATTCTGTCACTTCATGTAGGAACAGGATCAATGGAAATTTACATCACTGTTAATGATAAAAAACTGGAACGAAAAGTCGAGCAGCCTTTGAATGCCAATGTCCTGCAGCTTAACTGTCCATAA
- a CDS encoding carboxymuconolactone decarboxylase family protein, giving the protein MSVRFNWTTVHPAAYKAGIGMEESLQNSFLTPIQKELIKIRASQINGCAFCLNMHTKDAIKYGETPQRIFLLNAWRDAKELFTEEEQIILQITEEVTLINKKGLSEETYQKAKTIFDESQLADIIMAAIVINMWNRIAISTHMPIGK; this is encoded by the coding sequence ATGAGCGTAAGATTCAACTGGACAACAGTTCACCCGGCTGCTTACAAAGCAGGAATAGGAATGGAAGAATCTCTTCAGAACAGTTTTTTAACACCTATTCAGAAAGAATTAATCAAAATCAGAGCTTCACAGATTAATGGCTGTGCATTTTGCCTGAATATGCACACCAAAGATGCCATAAAGTATGGTGAAACACCACAAAGGATTTTCCTGCTGAATGCATGGAGGGATGCAAAAGAATTATTCACAGAAGAAGAGCAGATCATTTTACAGATTACGGAAGAAGTTACGCTGATCAATAAGAAAGGGCTTTCGGAAGAAACCTATCAAAAAGCAAAAACTATTTTTGACGAAAGTCAGCTTGCTGATATCATCATGGCGGCTATTGTAATTAATATGTGGAACAGAATTGCAATTTCAACCCATATGCCGATCGGGAAATAA
- a CDS encoding Crp/Fnr family transcriptional regulator, which produces METFKQHLDKFIGIDDEEFSSVISYFQVLEVKKKQDLMSEGEICRSMFFVVKGCLRKFFINEKGIEQTTEFAIENWWITDTFAYERQIKSDFSIQAVEKSVILKIDFQSQEALLTKHPVMERYFRMIYQRAYAAAERRIRYLYEFSREELYVHFSTQYPWFIQRIPQYLIASFLGFTPEYLSEIRAKLRS; this is translated from the coding sequence ATGGAAACTTTTAAACAACATCTGGATAAATTTATCGGGATTGATGATGAAGAATTTTCTTCCGTGATTTCTTACTTTCAGGTTTTGGAGGTAAAGAAAAAGCAGGATCTGATGTCTGAAGGAGAAATCTGCCGGTCTATGTTTTTTGTTGTTAAAGGCTGTTTGAGAAAGTTTTTTATTAACGAAAAAGGAATTGAACAAACGACAGAATTTGCCATAGAAAACTGGTGGATCACTGATACCTTTGCATACGAGAGACAGATAAAATCCGATTTCAGTATTCAGGCAGTTGAAAAATCAGTAATCCTGAAGATCGATTTCCAATCCCAGGAAGCGCTGCTGACAAAACATCCGGTGATGGAACGTTATTTCAGGATGATTTATCAAAGGGCTTATGCCGCGGCAGAAAGGAGGATACGGTATCTTTATGAATTTTCCAGGGAAGAGTTGTATGTGCATTTCAGTACCCAGTATCCGTGGTTTATACAGAGAATTCCACAGTACTTAATTGCTTCTTTTCTTGGCTTCACTCCGGAATATTTAAGTGAAATCAGAGCCAAATTACGTTCTTAA
- a CDS encoding DUF1304 domain-containing protein, translating into MEIVAKILIAAVALEHLYILWMEMFAWETKGKEVFKSALPPEMFKPTKGLAANQGLYNGFLAAGLLWTFLIKDPEWQTNIALFFLGCVAIAGIYGAVSATKKIFFVQALPAILAIVAVLLK; encoded by the coding sequence ATGGAAATTGTAGCCAAAATCTTAATTGCAGCGGTAGCTCTTGAACATCTTTATATTCTCTGGATGGAAATGTTCGCCTGGGAAACCAAAGGTAAAGAAGTGTTCAAATCCGCCTTACCTCCGGAAATGTTTAAACCTACCAAAGGATTAGCAGCCAACCAGGGACTGTACAATGGTTTTCTTGCAGCAGGATTACTCTGGACTTTCCTTATCAAAGATCCCGAATGGCAGACTAATATTGCTCTATTTTTCCTGGGATGTGTTGCGATAGCCGGAATTTACGGAGCTGTTTCAGCCACCAAAAAGATCTTTTTTGTTCAGGCATTACCGGCGATTCTGGCGATTGTTGCTGTACTTTTAAAATAA
- a CDS encoding redoxin domain-containing protein — protein sequence MKSLTIFLFLMLVPSFCLSQIKTGTFSDLEVPQKENSKPVIIHIYTSWCQVCKIEFFELNKDKDLVKLINENFHFINFEAEKMKEPIRFQGEEFNYVSNGNSGIHELVLALSKNKSQPVYPLWIILDVNGNLAEYHEGLFTPEKMKKKLDEILDF from the coding sequence ATGAAAAGTTTAACAATATTTTTATTTTTAATGCTAGTGCCTTCTTTTTGTCTTTCACAGATAAAAACAGGCACTTTTTCGGATTTGGAAGTTCCGCAGAAAGAAAATTCCAAACCCGTTATTATTCATATATATACAAGTTGGTGCCAGGTTTGTAAGATTGAATTTTTTGAATTGAATAAAGATAAAGATCTGGTAAAATTAATCAATGAAAATTTTCATTTCATCAATTTTGAGGCGGAAAAAATGAAAGAGCCCATTCGTTTTCAGGGAGAAGAATTTAATTATGTATCCAATGGAAATTCCGGAATCCATGAGTTAGTTTTGGCATTATCTAAAAATAAAAGTCAGCCTGTTTATCCGCTGTGGATTATTTTGGATGTCAATGGAAATTTGGCTGAATACCATGAGGGATTATTTACCCCTGAAAAGATGAAGAAAAAGCTTGATGAGATTTTGGATTTCTAA
- a CDS encoding TonB-dependent receptor plug domain-containing protein: MRRILYFLFFLPIWCFSQNTDSLEMKSSGEQDVIKVLPETVKTQNIDDVIITGTIKPVSRSKSPVAVEIYSQKFFQKNPTPNIFEAISMVNGVKPQLNCSVCNTGDIHINGLEGPYTMILIDGMPIVSSLSTVYGLSGIPNSLVDRLEVVKGPASSIYGSEAMGGVINIITKNALTAPKLSVDLMTTTWSENNVDLSTKFNFGKNIASLLSLNYFNFEKRFDENKDNFTDGALQNRVSIFNKWNFVRKENRQASFALRYLYEDRFGGEMQWNRSYRGSDVIYGESIYTSRVEAFGIYQWPVKENIITQFSYNFHDQNSFYGNNPFTAKQKVLFVQTFWDKKFGNHDLTAGFTFKRTFYDDNTPGTLSSDGFTNVPMKSPILGIFVQDQWEVNDKNTILIGYRFDYDKVHHAVHSPRFAWKFSPNPYHALRFNFGTGFRVVNLFTEDHAALTASREVFIQSDLKPEKSVNGNLNYIWKIPAGKSLINLDASAFYTYFSNKIVGDFDTDPEKIIYDNLNGYGISRGASLNVDYSFNFPLSVGLGITYLDVYQKFDDEKEKSQQLHAPKWSGTYNITYKFAGNFVIDFTGQFYGPMRLPVLPNDYRPEYSPFYTLANIQVSRAFKSGFEVYCGVKNLFNFTPKDPLMRPFDPFDRYVDDPVTNPNRYTFDTTYGYAPMQKIRGFLGIKYILK, from the coding sequence ATGAGACGAATACTGTATTTTTTGTTTTTTTTACCGATCTGGTGCTTTTCCCAAAATACTGACAGTCTGGAAATGAAATCTTCAGGTGAGCAGGATGTGATAAAAGTTTTACCTGAAACCGTAAAAACACAGAATATTGATGATGTCATTATTACAGGAACAATAAAGCCGGTAAGCAGATCAAAAAGTCCGGTAGCCGTAGAGATTTACAGCCAGAAGTTTTTCCAGAAAAACCCTACACCGAACATTTTTGAAGCTATTTCTATGGTGAACGGTGTTAAACCCCAGCTTAACTGTTCAGTCTGTAATACGGGAGATATTCATATTAACGGTCTTGAAGGTCCTTATACCATGATTTTAATTGATGGAATGCCGATCGTAAGTTCACTTTCCACCGTGTACGGACTGAGCGGAATACCAAACAGCCTGGTGGATAGGCTTGAAGTGGTAAAAGGTCCGGCTTCTTCTATTTATGGTTCTGAAGCAATGGGAGGTGTCATTAATATCATTACCAAAAATGCGCTGACTGCACCGAAATTGAGCGTTGATCTTATGACAACCACATGGAGCGAAAATAATGTAGATCTTTCCACAAAATTTAATTTCGGTAAGAATATCGCTTCTTTATTAAGTCTGAATTATTTTAATTTCGAGAAAAGATTTGACGAAAATAAAGACAACTTTACGGATGGGGCATTGCAGAACCGAGTTTCAATTTTTAATAAATGGAATTTTGTACGTAAGGAAAACCGTCAGGCCAGCTTTGCATTGCGGTATTTATATGAAGACCGCTTCGGGGGAGAAATGCAGTGGAACCGCAGCTACCGGGGAAGTGATGTAATTTACGGTGAAAGTATTTACACCAGCCGGGTAGAAGCATTTGGGATCTATCAGTGGCCTGTAAAAGAAAATATTATCACTCAATTTTCATATAATTTTCATGATCAGAATTCATTTTACGGGAATAATCCCTTTACAGCAAAACAGAAGGTACTATTTGTGCAGACTTTCTGGGATAAAAAATTCGGAAATCATGATCTTACTGCAGGATTTACCTTCAAAAGAACATTTTATGACGACAATACACCGGGAACTTTATCTTCTGACGGTTTTACGAATGTGCCCATGAAATCACCTATACTCGGAATTTTTGTGCAGGATCAATGGGAGGTTAATGATAAAAATACGATATTGATAGGATATCGGTTTGATTATGATAAAGTTCATCATGCGGTACACTCGCCCCGTTTTGCGTGGAAATTCTCTCCCAATCCTTATCATGCGCTGCGGTTTAATTTCGGGACTGGATTTCGTGTCGTGAATCTTTTTACTGAAGATCATGCCGCACTTACCGCTTCGCGAGAAGTGTTTATTCAGTCTGATTTAAAACCGGAAAAATCGGTTAACGGAAACCTGAATTACATCTGGAAAATTCCCGCAGGAAAAAGTCTGATCAATCTCGATGCTTCCGCTTTTTATACCTATTTCAGCAATAAGATTGTAGGAGATTTTGATACTGATCCTGAAAAGATTATTTATGATAATCTGAATGGCTACGGAATTTCAAGAGGTGCATCACTGAATGTAGATTACAGTTTCAATTTTCCTTTGAGTGTTGGTTTAGGAATTACATACCTTGATGTTTACCAGAAATTTGATGATGAGAAAGAGAAATCGCAGCAACTTCACGCTCCGAAATGGAGTGGCACCTATAATATAACGTATAAATTTGCAGGTAATTTTGTTATAGACTTTACAGGACAGTTTTACGGACCGATGAGGTTGCCTGTTTTACCGAATGACTATCGCCCGGAATATTCACCGTTTTATACGCTGGCAAATATTCAGGTTTCGAGGGCTTTTAAATCCGGATTTGAAGTGTATTGCGGAGTCAAGAATCTGTTTAATTTTACCCCGAAAGATCCTTTGATGAGACCGTTTGACCCTTTCGACAGGTATGTGGATGATCCCGTAACCAATCCTAATCGTTATACTTTTGATACCACATACGGATATGCTCCGATGCAGAAAATAAGAGGCTTTTTGGGAATTAAATATATTTTGAAATAA
- a CDS encoding homogentisate 1,2-dioxygenase translates to MRYHQSGNIPQKRHTIFKSPEDKFYYEQLFGTEGFHGISSLLYHIHRPTQIKSIGEAKDVTPKIAVAKNVTPRMFKGMNVMPEDDFLDSRKFLMVNNDLKMGLSKPRKSTDYFYKNAECDELLFVHNGSGILKTFVGNLEFSVGDYLIIPRGTIYQVELNSEDTVFFVLESHSPIYTPKRYRNEFGQLLEHSPFCERDIVAPTFVEPKDEKGEFLIKVKKENQITDFIYATHPFDVVGWDGYFYPYKFNIKNFEPITGRIHQPPPVHQNFEGHNFVVCSFCARMYDYHPLAIPAPYNHSNIDSDEVLFYTEGDFMSRNHIDLMDFTLHPGGIVHGPHPGAMERSIGKKFTEEYAVMVDPFKPLKITEEALKVEDPSYKTSWLEEHDKTMEDRSQE, encoded by the coding sequence ATGAGATATCATCAGTCGGGAAATATTCCCCAAAAAAGACATACGATTTTCAAATCTCCGGAAGATAAATTTTACTATGAACAGCTTTTCGGAACGGAAGGTTTTCATGGAATTTCTTCTTTATTGTATCACATTCATCGGCCTACTCAGATCAAATCCATTGGTGAAGCCAAAGATGTAACGCCCAAAATTGCTGTTGCCAAAAATGTAACACCAAGAATGTTTAAGGGGATGAATGTAATGCCTGAAGATGATTTTTTAGACAGCAGAAAATTTCTTATGGTCAATAATGACCTTAAAATGGGGCTTTCCAAACCGAGGAAATCCACGGATTATTTTTATAAAAATGCAGAATGTGACGAACTTCTATTTGTGCATAATGGAAGCGGCATCCTCAAAACATTTGTCGGCAACCTTGAATTTTCTGTAGGTGATTATTTAATTATCCCGAGAGGAACGATTTACCAGGTAGAACTTAATTCTGAAGATACTGTTTTCTTCGTCCTGGAAAGCCACTCTCCGATTTACACTCCGAAAAGATACAGAAATGAGTTTGGCCAGCTGCTGGAGCATTCTCCGTTTTGTGAAAGAGATATCGTTGCACCAACTTTCGTGGAACCGAAAGATGAAAAAGGAGAATTTTTAATTAAAGTAAAAAAGGAAAACCAGATTACCGATTTTATTTATGCCACGCATCCTTTCGATGTTGTAGGCTGGGACGGTTATTTTTATCCTTATAAATTCAACATCAAAAATTTTGAACCGATTACGGGAAGAATTCACCAGCCACCTCCGGTTCACCAGAATTTTGAAGGCCATAACTTTGTGGTGTGTTCATTCTGTGCAAGAATGTACGATTACCATCCGCTTGCCATTCCTGCTCCTTATAACCATTCCAATATCGATTCTGATGAAGTTTTATTCTATACAGAAGGCGATTTCATGAGCAGGAATCATATTGACCTGATGGATTTCACGCTCCATCCGGGAGGAATTGTTCACGGGCCACATCCCGGAGCGATGGAAAGAAGCATCGGGAAAAAATTCACCGAAGAATACGCGGTGATGGTCGATCCTTTCAAACCACTTAAAATCACGGAAGAAGCTTTAAAAGTGGAAGATCCGTCTTATAAAACCTCATGGCTGGAAGAACATGACAAAACGATGGAAGACCGTTCTCAGGAGTAA
- a CDS encoding acetyl-CoA hydrolase/transferase family protein: MYNYISAEEAIYTIKSGNRVFFHGSACTPNHLIDELARQSHRLENVEMVSITQQGNVEIAKPQYKDKFFVNSLFVSSPVRDAVNSDRGDFVPVFLSEIPILFRKNILPLDVALITVSPPDKHGFCTLGTSVDVARAAVDTAKIIVAIVNPLMPRTHGDGMIHISRINKLVWHEEELPTVDYGSKVGPEEMEVGKNVAELIEDRSTLQMGIGTIPDAVLKCLGNHKDLGVHTEMLSDGVVDLIQNDVINNKYKGYNDNKTITSFCFGTRKLYDYVDDNTVFSFDDVSTVNFPINIMRNKKMVAINSAIEIDLTGQVCADSIGTMQYSGIGGQMDFMRGAALSEDGKPIIAITSRTKKGVSRIVPYLKPGAGVVTTRGHIHWVVTEYGTAYLYGKNLKQRAQELISIAHPDDREMLERAAYERFKH; this comes from the coding sequence ATGTACAATTATATCAGTGCAGAGGAAGCCATTTATACCATTAAAAGCGGAAACCGCGTATTTTTCCACGGAAGTGCATGTACACCCAACCATCTTATTGATGAACTGGCAAGACAATCCCACCGGTTGGAAAATGTTGAAATGGTTTCCATAACCCAGCAAGGAAATGTTGAAATTGCCAAACCTCAGTATAAAGATAAATTTTTTGTTAATTCCCTGTTTGTTTCTTCACCGGTAAGAGACGCTGTCAATTCAGACAGAGGAGATTTTGTTCCTGTTTTTTTAAGTGAAATTCCGATTCTTTTCAGAAAAAACATTCTTCCGCTGGATGTTGCTTTAATTACCGTTTCACCACCCGATAAGCATGGATTCTGTACTTTGGGAACTTCCGTAGATGTTGCCAGAGCAGCTGTAGACACAGCAAAAATTATTGTAGCAATTGTTAATCCTCTAATGCCGAGAACCCACGGTGACGGAATGATTCATATCAGCAGAATAAACAAACTCGTATGGCATGAAGAAGAGCTTCCAACCGTTGATTACGGATCAAAAGTAGGCCCTGAAGAAATGGAGGTCGGAAAAAATGTAGCCGAACTTATCGAAGACCGTTCTACTTTGCAAATGGGTATCGGGACGATTCCTGATGCAGTTTTAAAATGTCTGGGAAATCACAAAGACCTTGGTGTACATACCGAAATGCTGAGCGACGGGGTGGTTGATTTGATTCAAAATGATGTCATCAACAATAAATATAAAGGTTATAACGACAATAAAACCATTACCAGTTTTTGTTTCGGGACCAGGAAGCTTTATGATTATGTAGATGACAATACGGTTTTTTCATTTGATGATGTAAGTACGGTAAATTTCCCGATCAATATCATGAGAAATAAAAAAATGGTAGCCATTAACTCAGCTATTGAGATCGATCTTACCGGGCAGGTCTGTGCAGATTCCATCGGAACCATGCAATACAGCGGGATCGGCGGACAGATGGATTTTATGAGAGGGGCCGCATTAAGTGAAGACGGAAAACCGATCATTGCTATCACCTCAAGAACAAAAAAAGGCGTTTCCAGGATTGTACCTTATTTAAAGCCGGGTGCGGGAGTTGTAACGACAAGAGGACATATTCACTGGGTGGTTACAGAGTACGGAACTGCGTATTTGTATGGTAAAAATTTAAAGCAAAGAGCGCAGGAGCTCATCAGCATCGCGCATCCTGATGACCGGGAAATGCTGGAAAGAGCGGCTTACGAAAGATTTAAACATTAA
- the hppD gene encoding 4-hydroxyphenylpyruvate dioxygenase — translation MSTLTFAEKIAQAENFLPINGTDYIEFYVGNAKQAAHYYKTAFGFQSVAYAGPETGVRDRASYVLQQGKIRLVLTTGLKSDSPINEHVKKHGDGVKILALWVDDAYKAFEETTKRGGKPYLEPMTITDENGEVRMSGIYTYGETVHMFIERKNYTGPFMPGYEKWESDYKPEEAGLLYVDHCVGNVDWNRMIPTVEWYEKVMGFVNILSFDDKQINTEYSALMSKVMSNGNGYAKFPINEPAEGKKKSQVEEYLDFYEGEGVQHIAVATKDIIHTVTELKRRGVEFLSAPPEAYYDMVPERVGHIDEDLKKLQELGILIDHDEEGYLLQIFTKPVEDRPTLFFEIIERHGAQSFGAGNFKALFEALEREQERRGNL, via the coding sequence ATGTCAACACTTACATTTGCCGAAAAAATTGCTCAAGCAGAGAATTTTTTACCGATTAACGGTACAGATTACATTGAGTTCTATGTAGGAAATGCAAAACAGGCTGCGCATTATTATAAAACCGCTTTCGGTTTCCAGTCTGTAGCATATGCCGGTCCTGAAACCGGCGTGAGAGATCGTGCTTCATACGTTCTTCAGCAGGGAAAAATCAGATTGGTGCTTACCACTGGATTAAAATCTGATTCCCCGATAAACGAACACGTAAAAAAGCATGGTGACGGAGTTAAAATTTTGGCACTTTGGGTGGATGACGCTTATAAAGCATTCGAAGAAACAACCAAAAGAGGAGGTAAACCGTATCTGGAACCGATGACAATTACCGATGAAAACGGCGAAGTAAGAATGTCCGGAATCTATACATATGGAGAAACCGTACACATGTTCATCGAAAGAAAAAACTATACAGGTCCTTTTATGCCAGGTTACGAAAAATGGGAAAGTGACTACAAACCTGAAGAAGCAGGCCTATTATATGTAGATCACTGTGTAGGAAATGTAGACTGGAACAGAATGATCCCAACCGTTGAATGGTACGAAAAAGTAATGGGATTTGTAAATATTCTTTCTTTCGACGACAAGCAGATCAACACAGAATATTCTGCACTGATGTCTAAAGTAATGTCAAACGGGAACGGATACGCAAAATTCCCGATCAACGAACCGGCAGAAGGGAAAAAAAAATCTCAGGTAGAAGAATATCTTGATTTCTATGAGGGAGAAGGCGTACAGCATATTGCGGTAGCAACAAAAGATATTATCCATACAGTAACAGAACTGAAGAGACGTGGTGTGGAATTCCTTTCCGCTCCGCCAGAAGCTTATTATGATATGGTTCCGGAAAGAGTGGGACATATTGATGAGGATCTTAAGAAACTTCAGGAGTTAGGCATCCTTATTGATCATGATGAAGAAGGGTATTTATTACAGATCTTTACAAAACCTGTGGAAGACCGCCCTACTCTTTTC